The nucleotide sequence TTCCGCCGGCTGACCTTTAGTGGTCAGGTAGTCGCTCACGAACATCGAGTTAGCTGCGTAAAGGCTCATCGCCTGCATCGATCGCAGATTCACTTCCCGCCCGCCGGACACGCGGAGTTCGACAGCGGGGTTCGCCATCCGGAACATACAGAGTGTTTTCAGGCAGTAGCGAGGGTTCAGGTCCCACTTCCGTTCGAGCGGAGTCCCGTCGATGGAGTGCAGGAAGTTGACCGGTGTCGAATGAACTCCCAGTCCCCGCAGTTCAAACGCGACATCCACCAGATCCTGTTCGCTCTCACCCATCCCCACGATCAGTCCACTGCACAGTTCCATCCCGGCGTTTCGGACGGCCTTTAAGGTCTTGAGGCGATCCTCGTACGTGTGGGTTGAGCAGATGGTGTCGTGGAACGTACGGCTGGTATTCAGGTTATGATTGATGCGATCAACGCCCGCTTTTTGCAGGGTTTCGGCTTGTTCGGGCTGCAAAAGTCCCAGGCAGCAGCAGATGTGCAGCCCGTATTTTTCCTTGATCTTGGTGACAGTTTGAGCAATGTGATCGACTTCGCGATTGCTGGGGCCACGGCCCGAGGCAACGATGCAGTAGGTGCGGGCCTGCGAAGCCACAGCACGCTCGGCACCTTCCATCAGCTTGGCTTCGTTCAGCAGGGCGTAGCGAGGAATGTCGGCTTCAGACAGGATCGACTGCGAGCAGTATCCGCAGTCTTCGGGGCAGAGGCCGCTTTTGGCATTTTTCAGGAAATAGAGGTGAACGCGTTTGCCGAAATGCTTCCGCCGAACGCGATAAGTCGCCGCGAGCAGGTCGAGAATCTCATCATCGTCTGACTGCAGGATGGCGAGTCCTTCGTCGACGGTCAGTTCGTGTCCGTCCAGAATTCGGGTAGCAAGGTCATTCCAGCGGTCTGCAGCCAGCGAGCAATCCATCAACAAACTTCCTTCGAGCAACACGTTCTCATCAAGAGGCGGAATTCTAATCGTCAAACCACCCTTCAGAACAGGC is from Schlesneria sp. DSM 10557 and encodes:
- the bioB gene encoding biotin synthase BioB, translated to MDCSLAADRWNDLATRILDGHELTVDEGLAILQSDDDEILDLLAATYRVRRKHFGKRVHLYFLKNAKSGLCPEDCGYCSQSILSEADIPRYALLNEAKLMEGAERAVASQARTYCIVASGRGPSNREVDHIAQTVTKIKEKYGLHICCCLGLLQPEQAETLQKAGVDRINHNLNTSRTFHDTICSTHTYEDRLKTLKAVRNAGMELCSGLIVGMGESEQDLVDVAFELRGLGVHSTPVNFLHSIDGTPLERKWDLNPRYCLKTLCMFRMANPAVELRVSGGREVNLRSMQAMSLYAANSMFVSDYLTTKGQPAEDDFKMVADLGFEIVIGDHDAYQAWKASQNGCQSAPESEVHQHTTCHG